tcaatttaaaagaaaaaaggaggtgATAGGAGGAAAGggttgcttgtttgttttagtAGTGAATGTTTCAATGCTAAAGCAAAATTCTGTCCTGGGACAAATAAATATTGCTTATAAGTCCTGGGCCACCTTTAATGTTCTGTAGCTGTTACAGAATCCAAAAGCCATGTAAAGAGGATTCCTTTATATTGCATTACCCTAAACCACCTGCATTTGGCATTTCTGAGAGCTGCCTCTCTTGTTTGTCCTCTCTGACAGGAGGTGAGCAGGACTGCAGCTATGAATCACACTGTGTTCACTCCAGTCTGTTTGTACAACACAACACCACAGTTAAAAAACAGGAAGGACAGAGGAATGAAGAAGACAATAGCTGGTTATTACACTATtgcattgatttttaaaaaaaaaattacattgcaGATCGATATAATTCATATTCACTCTTGAAAACCAAATTAATTGCACTCCAGTTCCAAGAACCAGTTCCAACTTGGACTAATCTAAAAGACAGATTGTTAATTATAAATTTGTTGTATATAAACAACTTTGTttctaatatttaaatattcagaTATATTGACTTCTGCTTTTTGAATATACTTATTCCTGTTAACCAGGTCATCTGAGCACAGCAGTTCTTGACTGCTGTGGGGAGAAAACACTGAATCCTTGGAGGGAGAAAATACTGAGggagggaggtgctgggatggagcaccaTTCCTTATTGCTGGTGTTCCTTTCCCATGCTCTGAGTTATCCAGAAGCCTCTGGAGCTATAGCCCTCCAGGTACTGAGCAGTATGCCAAATAAAGAGGGATAAAAATCAGTGGTCCTTTCTCTCCCTTTGGTTATTCCAAAGAAATTCCACATCAGTCATGCACCAGATCTCTGTAAGCATGACAGATGGATGATTATATACAATATCCCACAACAGCTTTGTTATTGTGTTCTTCAGAGTGTGTGTGAAGCTAAACAGGCTGTCACAGGACTGCCTTCATCATTTCAAATACCAAAAATGCcagggcaggacacagcagcaCGTGCTCACTCCTGTTGCTTCTCACAGGGAAAGAAGCTCTCGGATGCCTTGAGGATCAGTGCCTACGTCTTCAGCACAGGCCTGCTCATGTTCACTGCCCTGGTGAACACTGCTTCTTGGTAAGAATGTTCAAACAAAGCAGCTTGAGGAGAAACTGTTCTGTGGAAAGGGGGGAAAGTGGATGAATAGATGGGCAACCAAGCGCTGTTATTCCCACAGGTTTATGCAGAATATAACTTTAGGCAATTTCTGGCAAACAGCGTGGTTGGACTTCTACGACCATATGGAGGGAGATGAGTGGACAATCTTCCTCGTTGGTGAGTTGTAACAATGCTTCTCATGAGAAATCATCCATGTATTACATATAAAAGGGAGACATGGACAAGCTTCCCAAACTCACTAATCCTCCCACTGACAAGCACTGGCTTGGAAGGTACCCACAGGTGATGGGGTGCAGCTGTTCTGCTTTTGGGTGGGGTCACAATCAGGGTCCTGTACAGATTAAAAATCTGATCTTTTTGCTGCTACTGAAGTGGCTTCCCTGTGAAGACACTTTGCTCCTGTAAGAACTGAATAACTCAGTAGAACTAATTACTAAAAATGTATGTAAATTGAGTGAATTCTACTCTTGCTGTAGTACTTACAAAACTCTTTTCTGTGATTAGCAGCTGGTGAACAGAACTGGTAGGGACATTGCAAGGTTCTAGAGATCAAGTCAACCTCACCCTACTTGGATTTAAAAGCAACAGAGGCCTCCCAGCCACCTAGAAAAGCCTTTTCTTAGCTTCAGTTATGTCAGGTTTCAGCCTCTGAGATACTTATCTGCTCTAACCTCCTTCCCATTCTTTGATCTTACCTGGATGTCAGAATTTACCAATATTCTATTTTAAAGCATCTTTGGGCAGGGGACACACCCTTGGCACATCTGGGTCCCAGCAAGGCCCTCTGGGTGCTGTGCCAGTGTATTTTGTTTCTGATTTAGCCATAGTTCCCAATTCATTCACACATCTCTGCCCTTTCCTCATGCCACAGGGGCTGCATTGGTGCCTGCACTTGCTTTCTGGGGCTTCAATGGAATCCTTCTGGTGGCTGATATAACAGGAAAGCCAACTTTCATTACTCGCTATCGCATTCAGCTGGGCAAGAatgatcctgtaagtacttctCACTCTGCCTTTCCTGCTGGCTAAACACTTCCTGCACTCTCTTAGGCCAGGAATGGGGAGAAGAACCTGTTATGCTTTTCTCTTGCAACCAGGTAGGATTCCAGGGGGATCAAGTCAAGTCTTGTGTACCCACTGTAGGGAGGAAGGCAGATCCTGTTGTGAGGCTGCTGATTAGATCTGCATTGACTGCTTGTTAAAGAGCTGATCCCAAAACTAACTGCCTTAAAGCTTTTCATCCTTCCAACTAAAAATGCATTGCTTCTTTCTTAGTCTCAAGTCCTGACTTCTCTTTTGCAGGTGGACAGAAAGAAATTGTGGAAAGCCATCTACACAGCGCTGGGTAATCAGTTTTTTGTCTCCTTTCCCATGCTTGTGCCCATGTTCTACATCATGAAATGGTGGGAAAACACCTTCAGCAAGGAATTACCAACCTTCCAATGGTTTCTTGTGGAGCTAAGCATTTTTACTGTAGTAGAGGAAATTCTCTTCTATTATACACACAGGTGAgctgagcacaggaacaggTGCTTGATTTTCCTCCATGCCTTTAAGTTTATACTCATACCCTACAACAGCAATAATCCTCATCCCTCTGTTCCACTGATCTTGTATTTATATAGGAAATCTACCCTCACAACATGAGGCCTTGGTGCTGCCAGTAAACAAAAATGGGTAGAATTTTAAAGGTGGAACAGCTTAAAAGCTAAGGAAGAAACAGAACAGGCAGTTTTTCATGAAGCATTCTTTGAAAAGAACAAGACTGACTATCCTGAAAGATAAAAATCTCAAGGGT
The Agelaius phoeniceus isolate bAgePho1 chromosome 15, bAgePho1.hap1, whole genome shotgun sequence genome window above contains:
- the FAXDC2 gene encoding fatty acid hydroxylase domain-containing protein 2 isoform X1, whose product is MIIYNIPQQLCYCVLQSVCEAKQAVTGLPSSFQIPKMPGQDTAARAHSCCFSQGKKLSDALRISAYVFSTGLLMFTALVNTASWFMQNITLGNFWQTAWLDFYDHMEGDEWTIFLVGAALVPALAFWGFNGILLVADITGKPTFITRYRIQLGKNDPVDRKKLWKAIYTALGNQFFVSFPMLVPMFYIMKWWENTFSKELPTFQWFLVELSIFTVVEEILFYYTHRLAHHPVLYKHIHKKHHEWTAPIGVVSIYAHPIEHIVSNTLPVMTGPMIMGSHIVSISAWFSIALVTTSISHCGYHLPLLPSPEFHDFHHLKFNQCYGVLGVLDFLHGTDKMFRQTKAFERHKVLLSLTPLSESIPEPPKKEE
- the FAXDC2 gene encoding fatty acid hydroxylase domain-containing protein 2 isoform X2, with the protein product MKTNSGYSSTAELQKQGKKLSDALRISAYVFSTGLLMFTALVNTASWFMQNITLGNFWQTAWLDFYDHMEGDEWTIFLVGAALVPALAFWGFNGILLVADITGKPTFITRYRIQLGKNDPVDRKKLWKAIYTALGNQFFVSFPMLVPMFYIMKWWENTFSKELPTFQWFLVELSIFTVVEEILFYYTHRLAHHPVLYKHIHKKHHEWTAPIGVVSIYAHPIEHIVSNTLPVMTGPMIMGSHIVSISAWFSIALVTTSISHCGYHLPLLPSPEFHDFHHLKFNQCYGVLGVLDFLHGTDKMFRQTKAFERHKVLLSLTPLSESIPEPPKKEE